Genomic segment of Arachis hypogaea cultivar Tifrunner chromosome 16, arahy.Tifrunner.gnm2.J5K5, whole genome shotgun sequence:
TGTGGATGCTCATTGTTGGTCGCATGTTGCTTGGCTTCGGAATTGGATGTGCCAATCAGTCTGTTCCAATCTATGTGTCGGAGGTTGCTCCTTACAAATACAGAGGAGCCCTTAACATGATGTTCCAATTGGCCATCACCATTGGAATCTTTGTGGCCAATGTCCTCAACTATTTCTTCGCCAAGATGAAGAACGGTGAAGGCTGGCGCTACAGCTTGGGTTTCGCGGCTGTCCCCGCCGTCATGATCATCATCGGCGCAATCTTTCTCCCCGACTCGCCGAGCTCCTTGATCGAGCGTGGCAAAGATGAGAAAGCCAAGCAAGAGCTGATCAAGATTAGAGGAACCAGTGACGTGGACGAAGAGTTCAAGGACCTCGTTGAGGCTAGTCAATCGTCCATGGCAGTGAAACACCCATGGGCCACTCTGTTGAAGAGGCATTATAGGCCTCAGCTCGTGATGGCCATAGCCATTCCTTTCTTCCAGCAACTCACTGGCATGAACGTCATTACTTTCTATGCTCCTGTTTTGTTCAGAACCATTGGTTTTGGCAGCAACGCTTCTCTTATGTCTTCCATGATCACCGGTGGCTTTAATGCGCTTGCTACCTTTGTTTCAATCTTTACCGTTGACAAAGTTGGAAGGCGCAAGCTCTTTCTCGAAGGCGGTGCTCAGATGTTTATCTGTCAGATTGTGATAACCGCCGCGATAGCAAGTAAATTTGGAGTGGATGGAAACCCCGGAATCTTGCCAAAATGGTATGCGTTCCTTGTGGTGGGATTTATATGCATCTATGTCATGGGATTTGCATGGTCATGGGGTCCTCTTGGATGGTTGGTTCCTAGCGAGATATTTCCCCTTGAAGTCAGATCTGCAGCTCAGAGTATTAATGTGTCCGTCAATATGATTTTCACGTTTGCAATTGCTCAAGTATTCACCTCCATGCTCTGCCACATGAAATTTGGCCTCTtcatcttctttgctttctttgttttggTCATGAGCGGTTTTATTCATAAGTTTCTTCCCGAGACTAAAGGAGTTCCCATTGAAGAGATGTCTGTTGTGTGGCAAAACCATTCTTTTTGGAAGAAATTTGTCAAGTCCGCAAGCGAAGAAGCTAATGCCAAGGTGGATAACTCGTGTTGATTAAGACAGTTTCGATTTTAATTAGGAACCAAAAGTGATTTAGATCTTAttgtttttttaagtttttttttttgtctattttagtaaataattcACTTGTTATTCAGTTTTTGTTTAGAATTTGGTTTAGTCGAATACATTTTTTTCTGTTCTTCTTCAAATTTTAATAGTTTTACTtaatgaaattattaaatgttctTCTCACGCAATTTCATATCTTAATTTGTTGTTTACTTTTCAGTATTAACAAGAatcaataactaaaaaaaatataaatttttatatcttaATTTGTTTGATgctattttaaaaaatgtatgaCATTATCTATATATGATGCAATATTACTAGTAGCTTGTTTGTTCAAAAACCACCATGAATGTTCAGAGGCTCTGGAATTGCACCTGAGAGACATTAACATGGTGAGTTAAGTCATTTATTTATGAAAGTTGGGTTTTGTTTCTAGTAATGGGGAGAGGAGTTATGATGGATATATATGGTTAGACGTGAATATGATTTATGATTGGACACTACAATGTTATAGCCAACTTCACTTTCTGTGATACTAGCTTTAATTATAAATGTGATTTATGAAAGAGTTAGGTTATTTACAAGAACAAGATTGAGATTCGGTGTTGCTATTTGCTACTACTAGTATTTATCTTTGAGCCAGTTGGTTTACCGTTGTAGAAGTTCTTCAACTAAGGGAAACGGAAGAAGATCAAGATATACATTGTCAAGAAGAGAAGAATTTGCATTTGCATTTGTTTTGTTTGTAACTAGGTAAAGAAGAGAAGAATCTTCCAAAACAGCCAATCTAATTTCAAGAATTCAATGTCAACAAACCAGCCAATCTAATTCATTCATATACTTTGCTTTTATAACATTCACAAATACAAACAAATGCTCCTACTACAATTTAAAACACAACACTATAACTTGATCTGCATTTCCTTTTGCTTCCAAGAGTTTCTGTTCTGTATCCACTAGCTTTCTCACTTGTATATCTTTAGCTTCCTTGGCTTTCTCACTGGTGTGCTCAGTGAGGTTTGGATGTCTCGGAGTAGATGATAGTATATGTAGCAGATCTGTTCAGCAAAAGAGAGGAAATAAATTGAACCTATCAATGAACTAGTAGCAAATTCAAACAGCAATGGTAGATTTTGATTTTCAACTTTTCACCAGTTAATACATAGTTTAAAAGATGAAAAGTAACAGTTAAGAAGTCAAGCAAGTAAGTGAAATTCTATATCatcatttaattttaatgaaaGGTAATATCAAATAAATTGAATGCTGCAGACATGCTTTATACAAATTAAGAGAACTTCAATTCTAATCCAAAACAGCTTGAAGTTTGATTGTAGGATATCAGCAAAAGAGAATCAAAAGCATCATAGTTAAATAGAACACAAGTAAAAGAATACAAAAGCATAATAGTTAAATTGAGTTGATTAAATTCAAGTTCAGCTAACAAAATTGTAATGAaacaaaattatcttttttttagctCTCAGTGACATAATTGCAAATATCTGGCAATTTTGGTGcttgaaaaacaatgaaaaacagCAAACACATGACTAGGTTATGTGCTCCAAAACTCAATCACCAATTCACCATCTAACCTTCATTTTCTCCCCTTAAATTTCAaacaccacaaactcaggaaaACAACTTTTCAACTTGTGACCTTATGCAAACTTAACAACGATGTTAACTACCTCAGATCAGTGTCATCATCAAATCATCAGAATTTTGGTGTCAAAAACATCGTAATCATCAACTTACATACCTTATTCGGAGGGTAGGTAGCCCCTGTTTCCAGCATCAATTGCAACCAATTTGCTCTTATTTAGTATCTCCTGCAACCAACAGAAGAAAGTGAGAGAGAGCCAAGAGAAAGAGACAGAGATCGAAAGTGAAAGAGAGACAGAGGAAGAGAAAGCGAACCGTATGATTTCTGCTCAGTCTTTGGCTTGTACATCACACGCCAAATACAGTATTTAAGACTTAATTACgtttctgtttctaaatttttgttATCTTAATTTCTCAGTGTCAGTCTTTTTTATTAAACGCACCCTaagatttttttctattttaataaataattcatttgttattatgttttgtttagattttagtttaattaaatacattttttttttcgaatttttataattttatttagtaaaattttcaaatattttttgttaagcAATTTCATAtcgtaattttatattttattttgttatgtttattttttagcactaataaaaataaataatagaaaaatatacaaatttttaatttttagaatttgaaacaATTCATtgtagttttaaatttaaatttaatgaataaatacatTTAAGGAATTTTATCACAacattcatattattttaaaatttttagttatttaaggttttatttttatttgaataaacaattcaattattattaaattttgtttagattttttggttgaattgaatatattttattatttttttatttttgtccaaTTTCTATAGTTTTATTTAGTgaattattaattattcttatcgtctagtttcttatcttagttttatatTTAACAAGTATATTTTAGatcatatattaatattattatctgcaaaatttttaaaatttttcatttaaataaatgcacaataaatatattaaaatttaaatttgtcatcttttttaaattagtaattttaatatTGTTATTTAGAGTATATGAAAATTGAGAAGTGAACGCTAGAGTAGTTAAATACAATCgataaatttaaattctatcataaataaaaataaaattttctttttttcttaagacttatttaattatttatttaaaaaatataatttactctTATTTATTAGATGAACGAAactataaaatagaataaaaatttaagtacgattaattttatataaaattaataattaaaaattattaaataatttactcATGTTAACTGAATTTTCACTAATCAAATAGTGAAAAAGCATGTTGCCATGTTCCCCTTGAATGTTGTGCTTCTCTCCTTATGACCACCTTTTGATTTTTTATATGGAGAAGAGGATGTAGTAATACAATAATGTGGAGAAGAGagatattttacatatatatggTGTTAGCAGAAAACGGACCCTCCGTTttcagtttgaaaaaaaaaaaaagttaaaattacaatacggacggtccgatttgtaatttcaaaaataaaaaaaatttaatgttaaaattggaccgtccgatttccatttcaacaaattaaaaaaaataaaaaatacaaatcggaccctccgatttcgtgtttattttattcttcaagcaaatcggaccctccgatttgtggtttatttttttatcaaacaaatcggaccgtccgatttaaataaaacaccatataaaaaaaaaacacctaattTTCCCGTAACAACGTATTACACCTATATTtagccaatataaaaaaaaattagcccctTATGACTTATGAGTCACCAACATCTCTACTTCCCCTGAGACTAAAACCGAAAGAGAGAGACAGAAAATGGCGAGGGGAAGCGAAAGTGTGGGTGAGGGCGTACCGAAAGAGATGAGCGAAGCACTGAGGCGCACGGTAGCCAGCCTGGAGAATCTGGAAGCAGAGCTGCCGAATATTCTTTCTCTCTCAAACCCTTTCATCCTCTCTAAAATGCCTCCTCTTCAACGCGCTCACTCTCTCTTAACCCTTGCCAACATCACTTCCACCCTTTTCTCATGTACTTTcgtctttttcttcatttcttcttccaaATTCCCAATTCACACACATGCTTAGGGCTTTTTGTTGTTTTGTTTCTGTGTAGTGAAGTTGAGATGCAAAGGGACTAATCCAGATTATCATCCCCTCAAATCTGAACTTGTAAGTTCCATTTCTCGCTTAACACTTCCTTGTAAGTTTCCACGCCCAAAGTATGTTAGTTAATCGTTAATGTTGTTGCTTTTGTCTCCGACTCTCACAGGACAGGTTAAAAGTTTACCAACGCAAACTGGAACCCTTTGGGGATGTAGGTCAAGGTACTCTACAATTTAATTCTTTCTTGAGTTCAAGTTTCAGTTATCTGATCTTAGAATTAATATTAGTCGATTTGGGTTTTTGTTTGCGAAGCTCTACCACCGCCTTCTTCTTTCTTGGATGAGCAGCCTTCTGTTGACCACTCCTTACGTGACCTCACTTCAGGTAAGTAATTGTAAGTTATATAACTCTGAACTTTAATGCATGAAAGTGTAAGCCTCTAGGATAATAGTCCCCAACTATAGAGAAGAGACATATTTGTGCCATGCATTTTTTATGTACTTGGGACTCATCACTTCATCATCATAGGATGATACAGTGTGATGACCAGTTAAAATGGGGATCACACTCATCACAGTCCATCCTATGATCCGATGTGGTGAGGTAATGAATCTGAAGTGAGTAGTGGGAGCCACATTTTATGCTATGATGATAACATGTTGAGTTGCAAGTGAATACACAAAAATGAGTTATTTTATCGCtacttttttttagaaaattaaccCCACTgggattaattatttaatttggggCAAATTGAATACAAAGTAAAATATTGAATACTTCAAAATGAATTTGCTTAAGTTGGGGTTTGATGACACAAGCTTACAATTACTAGAACTGAATAGAGTATTACTCAAATGGTTGGATGTATTTCATTTTGAATACGGTTATTTTATgcagtacaaagaaaagaaatggcTAACATGAGCATTGGGGAGGTACCAATGATGAGCAACTATCAGGAGCAGGCTGGTCAGAAGAGAAAGCATCCATCTTCTGAAGAACACCCTGTTCAAGTTGATGCTGAGGTGCACGTGAAGAAAGAACCACTTGAGGTTTTTGGTCATAACAATGGAAAAACTGAGGAACCAATAGTCATTGACATTTCAGATGATGACGAGTGATGATCATTTTGAGCTGCTTGTGCCGTTGTGCCTCCCTTATTTTTCAGAATCTGGGTAAGAGTTTCATTTGGTATTGTAAGTTACTTTACGAATTTGATGATGTCTTCCAAAACTGTCTTTTGGTACAATAACTGCATGATGATCCTGTAGGGTATTAAGACTTTATTCTGGTCTGAAAACATTTTTTACTACTATCATTATTTAGTAGCTCATGTCCAAGATTTGTCCAAGAATACTTTACTGAAGAGTTAATCAAAACTTCATTTGTTCATATACTGAATCTGATATAACCATAACTGTGACaaacaaaatatttgaatttataaCTGAAAAAAGTTAAGGATTTGTAACTGCTTTCTTTGATTCCAAGTCAATCCAGTTGACTTGCTCATTTCCAGAACTAAGATTCATCTTATGCTCAAATTGAAGAATCTCGACTCAGAACTGAAGTTTGCGGATTCTGGAGAAGTTTCTAGTTAGAGAATTGCTCTAGCCCGCAATAGACAACTCTAGCCTTGCTAACTTTATAACATGTATAAATGTTTAAGCTTTGTTGATTTGGTGTGATTGGTAAAATTACATTAACCTCCTCTGAGCCTCTGATGATAAGGGACATTACACACATACCTCTTTATTTCTAAAAGTATTTACAGAACTCTTCTAAGATTTAAGTTTATCTGACATCTGGTAactttatatttttctaaatggaCACTGACCTCTCACCAGATCTGGGTTTGTCATTGTCAACATATAATTCATGGGGTGCTATGTGTAATTTTACCTAAAATTCAAGGGAGGTTGGTGTACTTTATCATATTTCTAACTTATTATCTTTGAAAGTTTAGTGTATGCTTGGTGTTAAGGTTTGATTATACAATGTGcaattattcatttatttgtgATGTTAAATTCTTATGTTCTCAAAAAATTTCACTTAGGGTGGTTTGGTAAACCTTCTGTTTTTCAAAAGTAATGGCTTTTGTAGCAGTTATATTTGCTAAATCAAATAAAAGAGCCTTTAAAAATAAGTACAAACTACAACAATTGTGTTTTAGTAAAATTTGTTTTGTAAAGTTTAGAATGACTGtaatagacataaatataaatataataacaaaagaaTAAATCTGAACACTTGTTAATATACAAGGTtatattatcttttaatttaaaaaacacCAGTTAGTTTTGTAAAGTATCTTTATATAGGAGTTTTCAAAAGCTAAAAGCATAAATACATTATCATTTTGATTTGTCGAGCACAAAGTGAAGTGTGTATGTTTTTAAAAACTACAAACACTTCAACACTTCTCTGCTAAACTTTACCAAACCCACCCATAGTTCTGCAACTGGCTTACTGTAATAATTGAAGATTTATgagaaaattaaattcttatttcaTCTTTGAATTTTTCCATATGCTTTTTACACTTTGATTTCGTTTTGCAGTATAACTGAATAAAATGGAGCTGCCTTCAAGAGAGAGAATTTTGTGTCATCCTTGCTGCTTTCCCATACTTTTTGGATGACTTTCGCAGTGCTGGAGACGTTTATTTCAACTGATAAGCAGGGTAGATTTATGGCATGTTTTGCAGTCAACTGCTTGTATAGTGTTGATCTCACTGGTTTCCTATATCATCCATGTTTATATGTTCATGTTATGTTCTTTTCTAGTAACTTTTCCAGAAGTTATTTTAAGGTTCTTCAACTTGTAAGGcttaatttttaatgaattaatttGAAATGCTTGTTGCTTTGTTGTTAATCTTGGGCCTTtggaattttagtattttttttttttttggctttggCTTCTACATCAACTAGTAATTACACTCCATATGTATTAAAATATGATTTGGTGAGCATATATTTTGCATTTTATGAAGTTATATCAAGTTTGAAGAAATTTCTTCGAATAGAAGAATGATCAATATGCAATATTTAGTAAAAATCAATATATTTTATAGGATATTTGAAAAGGCAATCAtgataataatatatgaaaaaaattaaatctttcaaTTCCTTCCCTACAGaactaataatctaataatatcaCATCAATGTGACAGATTTTCAATTAAACTACTGTATTGGATATAATTCAACCATTCATTGATTCACATTAGAAAACCCACATGGCAAAAACCCCAATAAGAGTCATAAGACTGCCGGACTCCAAAGCATTGGCACCACCACTTGAAGGAGCAACAGCAGGGGCAGGTGTATGATCATCTTCAAATCCTGAAGAAGGTGAAGGAGCAGGAGAAGGTGCATGTGTATGTGCCTGTGAAGGTGCAGGTGCACCCCTTGGAGTAATGACCACCACATGAAGCTTCTCACCTTGCTCACAGCTACCCTTTGCTCCACTTATGAAGTAGAATGGTCCAGGGTGGTCCAGCTCCACCTTAGTGTTGCCGCCATTGAACTTCTTAATTGGATTTGATGTGTTGCAATTCCCATAATCCTCTTTGTTCACTTCCAACACAGagtctttcccaccatcatatttcCACACTGAATAAAGAAAAAACTTATGGATTACTCATTCTCAACTTTACCATACTTTTTCATCATCAAATTTTATAATACACCAATTTCTATAATTGGTCACAAATAATCTTGTAAAGAAActtagattttgaaataaaaaagaagagaattacCAAGACGGTCTCCGACTTGAAACCTAGCCCTCTCAGCCCATTTGTTGAGGGAATCAGAGGGTGAAGATGGAACCTTCCATGCATCAACCTTGCCTCCAACCAAGATATCCTTAGCAGCATAAGATATTCCAAACACAACAAAAAGGACCAAAATACAAGTAGCTGAGGAAGCTCTCAAACAACCAGCCATTGTttcaaaacaacaacaaaatatgcTGAGGATTTTTACTGATTATTGATGTGATATAATGGTACACAACCAACTGGTTTTAGCAATGTGCTGAGGTCATTTATATAGCGGTGGGTTTGGGTGATGAGATATTGCGATGAACTTAGAACTTAGAAGTAGCCGTTAAAAGGGTACATTGGGAATGGTACATGGTGTGGGGGCCACAGAGTTATGTTTTCTTGTTGTTATTTGTTTGGCCTCAGAAATCAGAATTAACAAACGGTCAAACAAATTCAAACAGCAAGGGTAGATTTGATTTTCAACTTTTCACCAGTTAATACATAGTTTAAAAGATGAAATGTAACAGTTAAGAAGTCAAGCAAGTAAACATACGCTTGCCTAAGCTCTGGATCTTTCCGCAGCATACTCTTGACAAGCCCTCGACTTGAAGAAGAAATATACATTCTCattgtaagtgaaattctatatcatcatttaattttaatgaaaGGTAATATCAAATAAATTGAATGCTGCAGACATGCTTTATACAAATTAGAGAACTTCAATTCTAATCCAAAACAGCTTGAAGTTTGATTGTAGGATATCAGCAAAAGAGAATCAAAAGCATCATAGTTAAATAGAACACAAGTAAAAGAATACAAAAGCATAATAGTTAAATTGAGTTGATTAAATTCAAGTTCAGCTAACAAAATTGTAATGAAACAAAATTATCTTCTTTTAGCTCTCAGTGACATAATTGCAAATATCTGGCAGAGTGAAAGAATTGCAAGCAATAAGAATATCAACTGCAAGCAATTTTGGTTcttgaaaaacaatgaaaaacagTAAACACATGACTAGGTTATGTGCTCCAAAACTAAATCACCAATTCACCATCTAACCTTCATTTTCTCCCCTTAAATTTCAAACACCACAAACTCAAAAGCACTCACTGTGGAAAACAACTTTTCAACTTGTGACCTTATGCAAACTTAACAACGATGTTAACTACCTCAGATCAGTGTCATCATCAAATCATCAGAATTTTGGTGTCAAAAACATCGTAATCATCAACTTACATACCTTATTCGGAGGGTAGCCCCTGTTTCCAGCATCAATTGCAACCAATTCGCTCTTATTTAGTATCCCCTGCAACCAACAGAAGAAAGTGAGAGAGAGCAAGAGAGAGACAGAGATcgaaagtgagagagagagagagacagagatcGAAAGTGAAAGAGAgacagaggaagagagagagaaccgTATGCGAAACACTGGAGAAACGGTGGCAAAGCTTCGTCGTCAACGGCGAACTCGACGCCAAGCAAGAGAGTGACGCCGGCGAAATGGGGTGAACTGACGGGGAACACTGGGGATtgagaaaggaggaaggagaaaCGGTTGTCTTGAGGATTGGGTgaggtttttatttttgttttctcttttaatCTGTAGGAATAATTCTGTTTtgcatttattttgatttttgaaccaaaccaaataaaagattaaaatataattaagacctgtatatttatattaaatataatattaaaatttaattaagtttcagttttttaatttttgtcttttaatttcaat
This window contains:
- the LOC112697573 gene encoding early nodulin-like protein 13; protein product: MAGCLRASSATCILVLFVVFGISYAAKDILVGGKVDAWKVPSSPSDSLNKWAERARFQVGDRLVWKYDGGKDSVLEVNKEDYGNCNTSNPIKKFNGGNTKVELDHPGPFYFISGAKGSCEQGEKLHVVVITPRGAPAPSQAHTHAPSPAPSPSSGFEDDHTPAPAVAPSSGGANALESGSLMTLIGVFAMWVF
- the LOC112697572 gene encoding uncharacterized protein; this translates as MARGSESVGEGVPKEMSEALRRTVASLENLEAELPNILSLSNPFILSKMPPLQRAHSLLTLANITSTLFSLKLRCKGTNPDYHPLKSELDRLKVYQRKLEPFGDVGQALPPPSSFLDEQPSVDHSLRDLTSVQRKEMANMSIGEVPMMSNYQEQAGQKRKHPSSEEHPVQVDAEVHVKKEPLEVFGHNNGKTEEPIVIDISDDDE
- the LOC112697571 gene encoding sugar carrier protein C-like, with product MAGGVIGKGSGNGKQYPGKLTFRVFVTCMVAAFGGLIFGYDLGISGGVTSMDPFLKKFFPDVYAKEMNMKPSDNQYCRFDSQVLTLFTSSLYLAALVASLCASSITRIFGRRLTMLSGGILFLVGAGFNAFAQKVWMLIVGRMLLGFGIGCANQSVPIYVSEVAPYKYRGALNMMFQLAITIGIFVANVLNYFFAKMKNGEGWRYSLGFAAVPAVMIIIGAIFLPDSPSSLIERGKDEKAKQELIKIRGTSDVDEEFKDLVEASQSSMAVKHPWATLLKRHYRPQLVMAIAIPFFQQLTGMNVITFYAPVLFRTIGFGSNASLMSSMITGGFNALATFVSIFTVDKVGRRKLFLEGGAQMFICQIVITAAIASKFGVDGNPGILPKWYAFLVVGFICIYVMGFAWSWGPLGWLVPSEIFPLEVRSAAQSINVSVNMIFTFAIAQVFTSMLCHMKFGLFIFFAFFVLVMSGFIHKFLPETKGVPIEEMSVVWQNHSFWKKFVKSASEEANAKVDNSC